A genomic window from Agrobacterium tumefaciens includes:
- a CDS encoding class II glutamine amidotransferase, with protein MCGIVGLFLKDKSLEPQLGQLLSDMLVTMTDRGPDSAGIAIYGSVVDGRAKVTIQSADPAADFSGLAEALKESGVDAVITVKSTHAVLDIPAEKLDGIRPALSAIRPNVRVMGSGDSVEIYKETGLPKDVVTRFDVRSMAGTHGIGHTRMATESAVTTLGAHPFSTGADQCLVHNGSLSNHNNLRRELVREGMTFETQNDSEVAAAYLTAEMAKGKDLGEALEGALDDLDGFFTFVVGTKSGFGVVRDPIACKPAVMAETDQYVAFGSEYRALVNLPGIENARVWEPEPATVYFWDHEKAV; from the coding sequence ATGTGCGGCATTGTTGGACTATTCCTGAAAGATAAAAGCCTTGAACCGCAGCTGGGTCAGCTGCTTTCGGATATGCTGGTCACGATGACCGATCGCGGCCCGGATTCCGCCGGCATCGCGATCTACGGAAGTGTTGTCGATGGCCGGGCGAAAGTGACCATACAGTCGGCCGATCCGGCTGCCGATTTTTCCGGCCTCGCCGAAGCGCTGAAGGAAAGCGGCGTCGATGCCGTGATCACGGTGAAAAGCACTCATGCTGTTCTCGATATTCCCGCCGAGAAGCTGGATGGTATACGTCCGGCTCTTTCCGCAATTCGTCCGAATGTGCGCGTGATGGGTTCCGGCGACAGCGTCGAAATCTACAAGGAAACCGGTCTTCCGAAGGATGTCGTCACCCGTTTCGACGTGCGCTCCATGGCGGGCACCCACGGCATCGGCCATACCCGCATGGCGACGGAATCGGCGGTGACGACGCTTGGTGCGCATCCCTTCTCCACCGGCGCCGACCAGTGCCTGGTGCATAATGGCTCGCTCTCCAACCACAATAATCTGCGCCGCGAACTGGTGCGCGAGGGCATGACGTTCGAGACCCAGAACGACTCGGAAGTCGCCGCTGCCTATCTCACGGCTGAGATGGCCAAGGGCAAGGATTTAGGCGAGGCGCTCGAGGGTGCGCTGGATGATCTCGACGGTTTCTTCACCTTCGTCGTCGGTACCAAATCCGGTTTCGGCGTGGTGCGTGATCCCATCGCCTGCAAGCCGGCTGTCATGGCCGAGACCGATCAATATGTCGCTTTCGGCTCCGAATATCGCGCGCTGGTCAATCTGCCCGGCATCGAAAATGCCCGTGTCTGGGAGCCTGAACCGGCGACCGTCTATTTCTGGGACCATGAAAAGGCCGTCTGA
- a CDS encoding transporter substrate-binding domain-containing protein translates to MNWNPISRKCTAVRAKTFTAGVAITLFAGAAVAQDCTPKISDDHLIKPGHLVMATSPTLPPMAYADQQGVLKGLRIELGYEIAKRLCLKPEYISTEYATMVPGLQGGRWDMINAGLFVTAERRKILFMIPYENLAISISTAVGASQPITKVDDLAGKAVSTDIGGYAERKIKELNEDFKKRGLAPMTINLFDNYATVYQALRAGQVQAAVSIDPVAKQYQDRGEFTHALSGMYPTPGSLSFGNKDVADAVSAALKEMKADGALEKLMGGYGVSIAPGDLAVLGPEG, encoded by the coding sequence ATGAACTGGAATCCGATTTCCCGGAAATGCACAGCCGTGCGCGCCAAAACCTTTACGGCGGGCGTTGCCATCACTCTTTTTGCCGGTGCCGCCGTCGCTCAGGACTGCACGCCGAAAATATCCGACGATCATCTCATCAAGCCCGGCCACCTGGTGATGGCCACCAGCCCGACCCTGCCGCCCATGGCCTATGCCGATCAGCAGGGCGTATTGAAGGGACTGCGCATCGAACTGGGCTATGAGATCGCCAAACGGCTTTGCCTGAAGCCGGAATATATCAGCACCGAATATGCGACCATGGTGCCGGGCCTGCAGGGTGGCCGCTGGGACATGATCAATGCCGGCCTGTTCGTGACGGCAGAGCGGCGCAAGATCCTGTTCATGATCCCCTATGAAAACCTCGCCATCAGCATTTCCACGGCGGTCGGCGCGTCCCAGCCTATCACCAAGGTCGATGATCTCGCCGGCAAGGCCGTCAGCACCGATATTGGCGGTTATGCCGAGCGCAAGATCAAAGAACTGAACGAAGACTTCAAGAAGCGCGGTCTGGCGCCAATGACCATCAACCTGTTCGACAACTACGCGACGGTTTATCAGGCGTTGCGCGCCGGCCAGGTGCAGGCGGCGGTATCGATCGATCCGGTTGCCAAACAATATCAGGACCGCGGCGAATTCACCCATGCGCTTTCCGGCATGTATCCTACACCCGGCTCGCTTTCCTTCGGCAACAAGGACGTCGCCGACGCCGTTTCAGCCGCTCTGAAGGAGATGAAGGCCGATGGCGCGCTGGAGAAGCTGATGGGCGGTTATGGCGTCAGCATTGCGCCGGGCGATCTCGCCGTTCTCGGCCCGGAAGGCTGA
- the glnT gene encoding type III glutamate--ammonia ligase, with amino-acid sequence MTLDLSKFAAEKGIKYFMISYTDLFGGQRAKLVPAEAIADMQKGGAGFAGFATWFDLTPAHPDLFAVPDASSVIQLPWKKDVAWVAADCVMEDQPVEQAPRVVLKKLIAEAAGEGLRVKTGVEPEFFLISPDGAKISDEYDTAEKPCYDQQAVMRRYDVIAEICDYMLELGWKPYQNDHEDANGQFEMNWEYDDALQTADKHSFFKFMVKSVAEKHGLRATFMPKPFKGLTGNGCHAHISVWDLEGKVNAFADKAMPFGLSAKGKTFLGGIMKHASALAAVTNPTVNSYKRINAPRTISGATWAPNTVTWTGNNRTHMVRVPGPGRFELRLPDGAVNPYLLQAIIIAAGLSGVRSKADPGPHYDIDMYREGHKVTDAPKLPLNLLDALREYEKDAELQQALGVEFSKAYLKLKQGEWNSYCAQFTAWEHQTTLDV; translated from the coding sequence GTGACACTGGACCTCTCCAAATTTGCTGCCGAAAAGGGCATCAAATATTTCATGATCAGCTATACCGATCTCTTCGGCGGCCAGCGCGCCAAGCTGGTTCCGGCAGAAGCGATCGCCGATATGCAGAAGGGCGGCGCAGGTTTTGCCGGTTTCGCCACCTGGTTCGATCTGACGCCGGCCCATCCTGATCTTTTCGCCGTACCCGATGCTTCGTCGGTCATCCAGCTGCCCTGGAAAAAGGATGTCGCCTGGGTCGCCGCCGATTGCGTCATGGAAGACCAGCCGGTGGAACAGGCGCCGCGTGTGGTCCTGAAAAAACTCATCGCGGAAGCAGCGGGCGAGGGGTTAAGGGTCAAGACCGGTGTCGAGCCGGAATTTTTCCTGATCTCGCCGGATGGCGCGAAAATCTCCGACGAATACGACACGGCGGAAAAGCCGTGCTACGACCAGCAGGCGGTGATGCGCCGTTACGATGTGATCGCCGAGATTTGCGATTACATGTTGGAGCTGGGCTGGAAACCCTACCAGAACGACCATGAGGATGCGAATGGCCAGTTCGAGATGAACTGGGAATATGACGATGCGCTGCAGACCGCCGACAAACATTCCTTCTTCAAGTTCATGGTCAAATCGGTTGCTGAAAAGCATGGGCTGCGCGCCACCTTCATGCCGAAACCGTTCAAGGGGCTGACCGGCAATGGCTGCCATGCCCATATTTCAGTCTGGGACCTTGAAGGCAAGGTCAACGCCTTTGCCGACAAGGCAATGCCTTTTGGGCTTTCCGCCAAAGGCAAGACGTTTCTTGGCGGTATCATGAAACATGCGTCGGCTCTTGCAGCGGTTACCAATCCGACGGTCAATTCCTACAAGCGCATCAACGCACCGCGCACCATTTCGGGCGCTACCTGGGCGCCGAATACGGTGACATGGACCGGGAATAACCGCACCCATATGGTGCGCGTACCGGGGCCGGGGCGGTTCGAACTGCGCCTGCCGGATGGCGCGGTGAACCCCTATCTGCTGCAGGCCATCATCATCGCCGCCGGCCTCTCCGGTGTCCGCTCCAAGGCCGATCCCGGTCCGCACTACGATATCGACATGTATCGCGAGGGTCACAAGGTCACGGATGCCCCGAAGCTGCCGCTCAATCTTCTCGATGCGCTGCGCGAATATGAGAAGGATGCGGAATTGCAGCAGGCGCTGGGCGTCGAATTCTCCAAAGCCTATCTCAAGCTCAAGCAGGGTGAGTGGAACAGCTATTGCGCGCAGTTCACCGCCTGGGAGCATCAGACCACGCTCGACGTCTGA
- a CDS encoding GXGXG domain-containing protein: MPVFDLSHTPLRELNKALHGLSSGANDTEFEVINPRGHHAVAVGIDSPVTVDVHGSVGYYCAGMNDGGTVTVHGSAGPGVAENMMSGTVVIEGDASQYAGATGRGGLLVIRGNAASRCGISMKGIDIVVKGNIGHMSAFMGQSGHLVVCGDAGDALGDSLYEAKLFVRGSVKSLGADCIEKEMRPEHLEKLAELLEKAGVTDVSPSEFKRYGSARTLYNFNIDNADAY, from the coding sequence ATGCCAGTTTTCGATCTCTCTCACACGCCATTGCGTGAACTCAACAAGGCGCTCCACGGCCTTTCCTCGGGCGCGAACGACACCGAATTCGAAGTCATCAATCCGCGCGGCCACCATGCCGTCGCGGTGGGTATCGACAGTCCTGTGACGGTCGATGTCCACGGTTCGGTTGGTTATTATTGCGCCGGCATGAATGATGGCGGCACCGTCACCGTGCACGGCTCGGCCGGGCCGGGTGTCGCTGAGAACATGATGTCCGGCACGGTCGTCATCGAGGGCGACGCCTCGCAATATGCCGGCGCGACCGGTCGCGGCGGGCTTCTGGTCATCAGGGGCAATGCCGCTTCCCGCTGCGGCATTTCCATGAAGGGCATCGATATCGTCGTGAAGGGCAATATCGGCCACATGTCCGCCTTCATGGGCCAGTCCGGCCATCTCGTCGTCTGCGGCGATGCGGGCGATGCGCTGGGCGATTCCCTTTATGAAGCGAAGCTTTTCGTGCGCGGTTCCGTGAAGAGCCTGGGTGCCGATTGCATCGAGAAGGAAATGCGGCCTGAACATCTGGAGAAGCTTGCCGAACTTCTGGAAAAGGCCGGCGTCACCGATGTCAGTCCCAGTGAATTCAAGCGCTACGGCTCGGCCCGCACGCTCTACAATTTCAACATCGACAACGCCGACGCGTATTGA
- a CDS encoding FMN-binding glutamate synthase family protein — protein MSYHNPFTPPRKSATFDDHTLAEIRRAAATGIYDIRGAGTKRKVPHFDDLLFLGASISRYPLEGYREKCDTTVTLGTRFAKKPITLKTPITIAGMSFGALSGNAKEALGRGATIAGTSTTTGDGGMTDEERGHSQTLVYQYLPSRYGMNPKDLRRADAIEVVVGQGAKPGGGGMLLGQKISDRVANMRNLPKGIDQRSACRHPDWTGPDDLEIKILELREITDWEKPIYIKVGGARPYYDTALAVKAGADVVVLDGMQGGTAATQDVFIENVGMPTLACIRPAVQALQDLGMHRKVQLIVSGGIRSGADVAKALALGADAVAIGTAALVALGDNDPHWEAEYQKLGTTAGAYDDWHEGKDPAGITTQDPELAARLDPVAAGRRLANYLKVMTLEAQTIARACGKNHLHNLEPEDLVALTMEAAAMAQVPLAGTNWFPGKGSF, from the coding sequence ATGAGCTATCACAACCCTTTCACCCCGCCGCGCAAATCCGCAACATTCGACGACCATACGCTGGCGGAAATCCGCCGCGCGGCTGCGACCGGCATCTACGATATTCGCGGTGCGGGCACCAAGCGCAAGGTGCCGCATTTCGACGACCTCCTGTTTCTCGGCGCGTCCATCTCGCGTTATCCGCTCGAAGGCTATCGCGAGAAATGCGATACGACCGTGACACTCGGCACGCGCTTTGCCAAAAAGCCGATCACGCTGAAAACGCCGATCACCATTGCCGGCATGAGCTTCGGTGCGCTTTCCGGCAACGCCAAGGAGGCGCTCGGCCGTGGCGCGACCATCGCCGGCACCTCCACCACGACGGGCGATGGCGGCATGACGGATGAGGAGCGCGGTCACAGCCAGACGCTGGTTTACCAGTATCTGCCCTCGCGTTATGGCATGAACCCGAAAGACCTGCGCCGTGCGGACGCCATCGAGGTCGTGGTCGGCCAGGGTGCGAAACCGGGCGGCGGCGGCATGTTGCTTGGCCAGAAGATTTCCGATCGCGTCGCCAATATGCGCAATCTGCCGAAAGGCATCGACCAGCGTTCCGCCTGCCGTCATCCTGATTGGACCGGTCCGGACGATCTGGAAATCAAGATCCTCGAACTGCGCGAAATCACCGACTGGGAAAAGCCGATCTATATCAAGGTCGGCGGCGCGCGGCCCTATTACGACACGGCGCTGGCGGTGAAGGCCGGTGCCGATGTGGTGGTGCTTGATGGCATGCAGGGCGGCACGGCCGCCACGCAGGATGTCTTCATCGAAAATGTTGGCATGCCCACGCTTGCCTGCATTCGCCCCGCCGTGCAGGCGCTTCAGGATCTCGGCATGCATCGCAAGGTGCAGCTGATCGTCTCCGGCGGCATTCGTTCGGGTGCTGACGTCGCCAAGGCGCTGGCGCTCGGCGCCGATGCGGTTGCGATTGGAACGGCGGCGCTGGTGGCGCTCGGCGATAATGATCCGCATTGGGAAGCAGAATATCAGAAGCTCGGCACAACAGCAGGCGCTTATGATGACTGGCATGAGGGCAAAGACCCCGCCGGCATCACCACGCAGGACCCGGAGCTTGCCGCGCGTCTCGATCCCGTCGCCGCCGGCCGCCGCCTTGCCAATTATCTGAAGGTCATGACGCTGGAGGCGCAGACCATCGCGCGCGCCTGCGGCAAGAACCATCTCCACAATCTGGAGCCGGAAGATCTGGTGGCGCTGACGATGGAGGCTGCGGCAATGGCGCAGGTTCCGCTGGCGGGAACAAACTGGTTCCCGGGGAAAGGCAGCTTTTAA
- a CDS encoding GntR family transcriptional regulator: MTGALQGTAIRVERPTKTLRELALDKVRDAIVNGYFRPGDRLVERDLCAQLGVSRTIVREVLRHLESEGLVANLPNKGPMVALLDLDEAKQIYEIRGALEGMAARLCAERRDPAIVEALEVSLKHIRESYVAKDMPGVLAHTSSFYQTLFSKIDRHVAWGVVNLLTVRINHLRSMTIKTKSRDTDGPAQMEKIVEAIRKGDGDAAYKAALDHVTSACAIAEAVLTAQKAAD, from the coding sequence ATGACCGGTGCTTTGCAGGGAACTGCCATTCGCGTTGAACGTCCGACGAAGACGCTGAGGGAACTCGCGCTCGACAAGGTGCGGGACGCCATCGTGAACGGGTACTTCCGTCCGGGAGACCGTCTCGTGGAGCGTGATCTCTGTGCCCAGCTCGGTGTTTCCCGCACCATCGTGCGCGAGGTTCTGCGGCATCTGGAATCCGAAGGGCTGGTGGCGAACCTGCCGAACAAGGGTCCGATGGTCGCGCTGCTCGATCTCGATGAGGCGAAGCAAATCTACGAAATTCGCGGTGCGCTGGAGGGAATGGCGGCGCGCCTTTGCGCCGAACGTCGCGATCCCGCCATCGTCGAGGCGCTGGAAGTTTCGCTGAAGCACATCCGCGAAAGTTATGTTGCGAAGGATATGCCAGGCGTGCTGGCGCATACTTCGTCCTTTTACCAGACGCTGTTCAGCAAGATCGACCGGCATGTCGCCTGGGGCGTCGTCAATCTGCTGACGGTTCGGATCAACCACCTGCGCTCCATGACCATCAAGACGAAAAGCCGGGACACCGACGGTCCGGCGCAGATGGAAAAGATTGTTGAGGCGATCCGAAAGGGTGACGGGGATGCCGCCTACAAAGCCGCGCTCGATCACGTCACGAGTGCTTGCGCCATCGCCGAAGCTGTTCTCACGGCGCAGAAAGCCGCCGACTGA
- the purU gene encoding formyltetrahydrofolate deformylase — MTNFVLTVTCKSTRGIVAALSGFLADKGCNIVDSSQFDDLGTGRFFMRVGFISEEGAKRDALMAGLAPISEKFGMEVALHDQSERMKVLLMVSRFGHCLNDLLYRWRIGALPIDIVGVVSNHFDYQKVVVNHDIPFHHIPVTKENKPQAEARIMDIAESTGTELIVLARYMQVLSDRMCEAMSGKIINIHHSFLPSFKGANPYKQAYQRGVKLIGATAHYVTADLDEGPIIEQDIVRITHAQSAEDYVSLGRDVEAQVLARAIHAHIHHRTFINGSRTVVFPPGPGSYASERMG; from the coding sequence ATGACGAATTTCGTCCTGACCGTAACATGCAAGTCCACCCGTGGCATCGTCGCCGCCCTTTCCGGCTTTCTGGCCGACAAAGGCTGCAACATCGTCGACAGCTCGCAGTTCGACGATCTGGGTACGGGCCGCTTCTTCATGCGTGTGGGATTTATCTCCGAAGAGGGGGCAAAGCGCGATGCGCTCATGGCCGGGCTTGCGCCGATCTCCGAAAAATTCGGCATGGAGGTGGCGTTGCACGACCAGTCCGAGCGGATGAAGGTTCTGCTGATGGTCTCGCGCTTCGGCCACTGCCTGAATGACCTGCTGTACCGCTGGCGCATCGGGGCTCTGCCGATCGATATTGTTGGCGTCGTCTCCAATCACTTCGATTACCAGAAGGTCGTCGTCAACCACGACATTCCCTTCCACCACATTCCGGTGACCAAGGAAAACAAGCCGCAGGCCGAAGCCCGGATCATGGATATCGCCGAAAGCACCGGAACGGAACTCATCGTGCTCGCCCGTTACATGCAGGTGCTTTCGGATAGAATGTGCGAGGCGATGTCGGGAAAGATCATCAATATCCACCACTCCTTCCTGCCATCCTTCAAGGGCGCCAACCCCTACAAGCAGGCTTATCAGCGCGGCGTGAAGCTGATCGGTGCGACTGCGCACTATGTGACTGCGGATCTGGACGAAGGCCCGATCATCGAGCAGGATATCGTGCGCATCACCCACGCCCAGAGTGCGGAAGACTACGTGTCGCTTGGCCGCGATGTGGAAGCGCAGGTGCTGGCGCGCGCCATTCACGCGCATATCCACCATCGCACCTTCATCAACGGCAGTCGAACCGTGGTGTTTCCTCCCGGTCCCGGCTCCTATGCCTCGGAAAGAATGGGATAA